The Cellulophaga sp. L1A9 genome window below encodes:
- a CDS encoding cbb3-type cytochrome c oxidase N-terminal domain-containing protein gives MKNKSLWWIRVPALFFLIFGLMEYFVDSGKQPAIIAYPITQFFMVLVLIILIAIELILSSIENVMFQTLSEEAKERYLVSKTTKWEWKWGKNIYKKMLGSKPMEVESEIVLDHNYDGIRELDNKLPPWWVYMFYASIVFAIVYLLRFHVFNDYNQITEYEQEVADANLAIEEYKKTAKDLVDESTVVLLADAGDLSAGKKIFESNCVACHMADGGGGIGPNLTDQYWILGGGIKNVFHTISEGGRDGKGMIAWKQTLKPAEIAQVASYVLQEINGKTPANPKAPDGDIWVDPNTPAPATEIQEQVTDSTSVVMN, from the coding sequence ATGAAAAATAAATCACTTTGGTGGATAAGAGTCCCGGCACTATTCTTCCTCATCTTCGGATTGATGGAATATTTTGTTGACTCTGGAAAACAACCCGCAATAATAGCCTACCCAATCACTCAGTTCTTTATGGTATTGGTGCTTATTATTCTTATTGCCATAGAGCTTATTTTAAGCTCCATTGAAAATGTGATGTTCCAGACGCTTTCAGAAGAAGCAAAAGAGCGTTACCTAGTTTCTAAAACCACGAAATGGGAATGGAAATGGGGTAAAAACATTTACAAGAAAATGTTAGGTTCTAAACCAATGGAAGTAGAAAGCGAAATTGTTTTAGACCATAATTATGACGGAATTAGAGAACTAGATAATAAATTACCGCCATGGTGGGTATATATGTTTTATGCGAGTATCGTTTTCGCGATTGTGTATCTGTTACGTTTTCACGTTTTTAATGATTACAACCAAATTACAGAATACGAACAAGAAGTTGCTGATGCTAATTTAGCAATAGAAGAATATAAGAAAACAGCAAAAGATCTTGTGGACGAAAGTACTGTAGTATTATTAGCAGATGCCGGAGACCTTAGTGCTGGAAAAAAAATATTTGAATCTAACTGTGTTGCTTGTCATATGGCAGATGGTGGAGGTGGAATTGGCCCTAACCTAACCGATCAATATTGGATTTTAGGGGGTGGAATTAAAAATGTTTTTCACACTATATCTGAAGGTGGTAGAGACGGTAAAGGAATGATTGCTTGGAAGCAAACGCTTAAACCCGCCGAAATTGCCCAAGTTGCAAGTTACGTTTTACAAGAAATAAATGGGAAAACTCCCGCTAATCCAAAAGCTCCCGATGGAGATATTTGGGTAGACCCGAATACACCTGCTCCAGCCACTGAAATACAAGAGCAAGTTACTGATTCAACCAGCGTAGTAATGAATTAA
- a CDS encoding FixH family protein has protein sequence MKINWGTSIVIAFVCFISFILFFVIRMNIDHKANHDLVTEEYYKEELGFQKEIDAENNANDDNKNIEVEKTTEGLVITFPKNIDNTVVKGTVSLYRPSNKHLDFDFPIRLSDSHLLVPDKRLLEGRWDIKISWEYKDEEYLHKEKITY, from the coding sequence ATGAAAATAAATTGGGGAACAAGTATCGTAATAGCTTTTGTTTGCTTTATAAGTTTTATTCTATTTTTTGTCATTCGCATGAATATAGATCATAAAGCAAATCATGATTTGGTTACTGAAGAGTATTATAAAGAAGAACTTGGTTTTCAAAAAGAAATTGATGCCGAAAATAATGCTAATGATGATAATAAAAATATCGAAGTAGAAAAAACAACCGAAGGCTTAGTGATAACATTTCCTAAAAACATAGATAATACTGTTGTTAAAGGCACAGTGTCCCTATACAGACCTTCTAATAAACATCTGGATTTTGACTTTCCAATACGTCTATCCGACTCACATTTGCTCGTACCTGACAAACGTTTATTAGAAGGCCGCTGGGACATTAAAATTTCTTGGGAATATAAAGACGAAGAATATCTTCACAAAGAAAAAATAACCTATTAA
- a CDS encoding TonB-dependent receptor, producing the protein MKKFLLTLFLLNALLVVNAQDIEIKGKIIDDMGEPLSGANIIVKGTAIGAISDFDGLFNITAPAKGTLLFSSLGFASKEAKINNQTFITIQLIASAQQLEEMVVIGSRGQARTKLETASPVDVISIATQSINMPQLGLAEMLVASAPSFSAFKSQGGDLSSSVDPPTLRGLAPNQMLVLINGKRRHTSALLAASQTGSPANAVDMSFISPESIDRVEILRDGASAQYGSDAIAGVMNVVLKKGTNKFSGSLTMGGYPNKAPDLSGSDVSETAQELLQDTEADGMNYQLSTNYGVGFENGGYLNLTGTYRQAEKTIRPNVSEATPYGDAYLNNQRTDTQGNVIITNPELIAAQAAGDTELAASLTTDEGLMAARGLTYKDFSTYAGSAGSKLGVISYNMALPINENTEFYSFGDFGYKYTDAYSCFFRRPAQADRANYDLYPNGFRPQIETTQTNIAFTGGIEGKLGDFDFDFSNTFGRNKMTFDMFNTFNSSLQSASPTDMNLGTHSFYQNTMNFDISRYYDDILSGFNIAVGTELRVENYKIMAGQEESYEAGDAGLYTASTDNEVLVGPDGAPLEDLESAPIVDANGDPVVLEYAGVSQSFNKVYSPNCQCFRGFAPGNESDAYRSVTAAYLDMELDVTKKWFVSTAFRAENYSDFGGVFTGKFATRYSILDNFAFRGSFSSGFRAPSLQELNYSHTYTFFIGLTPYDGTLYPNTSTAAKALGIPQLTEEKSTNFSIGFTTKLFNKLELTVDAYSIEIKDRIFETSEFDASDAPVLEPIIGEGLASFRINGGDVSTKGIEIVANYNERVGDGMLGLMASGVLRKNTFKNSTIPDLNTVLTDAEVEEKYVNRSSIGQFETGTPNTTFIGSATYSIGKWSGMLRETFYGEVTTLDNTLDANGLYDDQTFSSEFVTDIGITYKATEHISLTVGGNNIFNNYPDILIAANRGFYLYSNYQQGSNGSYYFGRLSFSF; encoded by the coding sequence ATGAAGAAATTCTTGCTAACATTATTTCTATTGAATGCCCTATTGGTAGTTAACGCCCAAGATATCGAAATCAAAGGTAAAATTATTGATGATATGGGCGAACCGCTATCCGGAGCGAACATTATTGTAAAAGGCACCGCTATAGGTGCTATCTCAGATTTTGATGGCCTATTTAACATCACAGCTCCAGCCAAAGGAACTCTTTTATTCTCCTCATTGGGCTTTGCTTCAAAAGAAGCCAAAATAAACAATCAAACATTTATCACCATACAACTTATTGCATCTGCACAACAATTAGAAGAGATGGTAGTAATTGGTTCTAGAGGACAAGCTAGAACAAAATTAGAAACTGCATCTCCTGTAGATGTTATTAGTATAGCAACCCAAAGCATAAACATGCCTCAATTAGGGTTAGCTGAAATGCTTGTTGCATCAGCACCATCTTTCAGTGCCTTTAAATCACAAGGAGGTGATTTATCATCATCTGTAGATCCACCCACACTAAGAGGCTTAGCACCTAACCAAATGTTAGTTTTGATTAATGGTAAACGAAGACATACATCGGCGTTGTTAGCAGCTTCACAAACAGGTAGCCCAGCAAATGCCGTAGATATGAGTTTTATTTCTCCTGAATCTATTGACAGGGTAGAAATATTAAGAGATGGTGCTTCAGCACAGTACGGTTCTGATGCCATTGCGGGGGTTATGAATGTGGTATTGAAAAAAGGAACAAACAAGTTCTCTGGTAGCTTAACTATGGGTGGCTATCCAAACAAAGCGCCAGACTTAAGCGGTTCTGATGTAAGTGAGACTGCACAAGAATTACTTCAAGATACTGAAGCGGATGGTATGAACTATCAATTATCTACCAATTATGGAGTAGGTTTTGAAAATGGAGGTTATTTAAACCTAACAGGTACTTACAGACAGGCTGAAAAAACAATTAGACCTAATGTAAGTGAAGCTACTCCTTATGGCGATGCTTATTTAAACAATCAAAGAACAGATACTCAAGGTAACGTTATCATAACGAACCCAGAATTAATTGCAGCTCAAGCCGCTGGAGATACTGAACTTGCAGCATCCTTAACAACCGATGAAGGCTTAATGGCCGCTAGAGGACTTACATATAAAGATTTTTCAACTTATGCAGGATCTGCTGGTTCAAAATTAGGTGTAATTTCCTATAACATGGCTTTACCTATCAACGAGAATACCGAATTTTATTCTTTCGGTGATTTTGGTTACAAATACACTGATGCCTATAGCTGTTTTTTTAGAAGGCCAGCCCAAGCTGATAGAGCAAATTATGATTTATATCCAAATGGATTTAGACCACAAATTGAAACTACTCAAACCAACATTGCTTTTACAGGCGGAATAGAAGGCAAACTAGGTGATTTTGATTTCGACTTTAGCAACACTTTCGGTCGCAACAAAATGACATTTGATATGTTCAATACTTTTAACTCAAGTTTACAATCTGCTTCTCCTACAGATATGAATTTAGGTACACACAGTTTTTACCAAAACACCATGAACTTTGATATTTCAAGATATTACGATGATATTCTTTCTGGTTTTAATATCGCCGTTGGTACTGAACTTCGCGTTGAAAATTATAAAATTATGGCAGGGCAAGAAGAGAGCTATGAAGCTGGTGATGCAGGTTTATATACGGCTTCAACAGACAATGAGGTCCTTGTAGGCCCAGATGGAGCACCTTTAGAAGACCTTGAATCAGCACCTATCGTTGATGCCAATGGTGATCCTGTTGTACTTGAATATGCAGGTGTAAGCCAATCGTTCAATAAAGTTTATAGCCCCAACTGTCAATGCTTCAGAGGCTTTGCTCCCGGCAATGAAAGTGATGCCTACCGTTCTGTAACTGCAGCCTATTTAGATATGGAGTTAGATGTTACTAAAAAATGGTTTGTTAGCACTGCATTTAGAGCTGAAAATTATTCTGATTTTGGTGGCGTATTCACAGGTAAATTTGCAACTAGATATTCCATTTTAGATAACTTTGCCTTCAGAGGTTCATTCAGTTCTGGTTTTAGAGCTCCTTCACTACAGGAATTGAATTACTCGCACACTTACACCTTCTTTATTGGTCTAACACCTTATGATGGTACATTATATCCAAATACAAGTACTGCAGCAAAAGCATTGGGAATTCCGCAACTTACAGAAGAAAAATCAACAAACTTTAGTATTGGTTTTACCACTAAGTTATTTAATAAGTTAGAACTTACTGTTGACGCTTACTCAATAGAAATTAAGGATAGAATTTTTGAAACCAGTGAATTTGATGCTAGTGATGCTCCTGTTTTAGAGCCAATTATCGGAGAAGGACTTGCTTCTTTCAGAATCAATGGTGGTGATGTTAGTACAAAAGGTATAGAAATTGTAGCCAACTACAATGAACGTGTGGGCGACGGAATGTTAGGCTTAATGGCTTCGGGAGTTCTAAGAAAAAATACCTTTAAAAATTCTACTATTCCTGATTTGAATACCGTATTAACTGATGCAGAAGTTGAAGAAAAATATGTAAACAGATCTAGTATCGGACAATTTGAAACTGGGACGCCAAACACAACTTTCATTGGTTCAGCGACATATTCTATAGGAAAATGGTCTGGTATGTTAAGAGAAACTTTCTACGGAGAAGTTACTACACTTGACAATACATTAGATGCTAATGGCTTATATGATGATCAAACCTTTTCTAGCGAATTTGTTACTGATATAGGTATTACTTATAAGGCAACTGAACACATTAGCTTAACTGTTGGTGGAAATAATATTTTTAATAATTATCCAGATATTCTTATCGCTGCAAATAGAGGTTTCTATCTGTATTCTAATTACCAACAAGGTTCAAATGGATCTTACTATTTCGGTAGACTAAGCTTTTCTTTCTAA
- a CDS encoding universal stress protein, giving the protein MKNIIVPIDFSIQSENALKVAVSLAKKHNSKIFALHMLELNQAYITSTEGAHPEQTVFLLKMAEKRFAEFLNKPFLKGVEIKPIIKHFKVFSEVNEVAEANNADMIVMGSHGTDGVMEIFVGSNTEKVVRNSEVPVLVIKHRLDEFTPKTMVFACDLKEENVNAYQRAKYIAEQFSVALHIVYINTPGDNFLSSEDINIKIEKFSAVVGQEFINVKIYNDYTVETGVINYAETQGIDLIGIPTHGRKGISHFFMGSIGEDVANHSTIPVVTFKI; this is encoded by the coding sequence ATGAAGAATATCATTGTACCAATAGATTTTTCGATTCAATCGGAGAATGCTTTAAAAGTTGCAGTATCATTAGCTAAAAAACACAATTCTAAAATTTTTGCGTTACATATGCTAGAATTGAATCAAGCATATATTACGTCTACTGAAGGCGCACATCCAGAACAGACTGTTTTTTTATTAAAAATGGCCGAAAAACGTTTTGCAGAATTTTTAAATAAACCATTTTTAAAAGGTGTTGAGATAAAACCAATAATTAAACATTTTAAAGTCTTTAGTGAGGTTAATGAAGTTGCGGAGGCTAACAATGCAGACATGATTGTTATGGGATCGCATGGTACTGATGGTGTTATGGAAATTTTTGTAGGTTCTAATACAGAAAAAGTAGTCCGTAATTCAGAGGTTCCTGTTTTAGTAATTAAACATAGATTAGATGAATTTACACCTAAAACTATGGTTTTTGCCTGCGATTTGAAAGAAGAAAATGTGAATGCCTATCAGCGCGCTAAATACATTGCAGAACAATTTTCTGTAGCGCTACATATAGTGTATATAAATACTCCAGGAGATAATTTCTTGAGTTCAGAAGACATCAATATAAAAATAGAAAAATTTTCAGCTGTTGTAGGGCAAGAATTTATCAATGTAAAAATCTACAACGACTATACTGTTGAGACGGGTGTTATTAATTATGCAGAAACTCAAGGGATTGATTTAATCGGAATACCTACTCATGGTAGAAAAGGAATATCTCACTTCTTTATGGGAAGTATAGGAGAAGATGTAGCTAATCATTCAACAATACCAGTAGTTACGTTTAAAATTTAA
- a CDS encoding sulfite exporter TauE/SafE family protein translates to MLVSAIILGLMGSFHCVGMCGPIAFMLPVDRTNNFKKFSQIFIYHIGRLLAYGTLGLVFGLLGKGLFVFGMQQKLSIAIGILMIIVVVLPHKFISTYNFSKPMYRIIGKVKNRLGKELKKKTADTFITIGFLNGFLPCGLVYMGLFGAIAMGNPLEGALYMVLFGAGTIPLMTTAIYFSSLLKGAAKQKIQKLIPVFVVLIGALFILRGLGLGIPYVSPKPVAEVVSSNLECQN, encoded by the coding sequence ATGTTAGTATCAGCAATCATATTAGGCCTTATGGGTAGTTTTCACTGCGTAGGCATGTGTGGCCCAATTGCTTTTATGCTTCCTGTTGATAGAACAAACAACTTTAAAAAATTCTCGCAAATCTTCATCTATCACATAGGAAGATTATTAGCTTACGGAACTTTAGGCTTGGTTTTTGGCCTACTAGGCAAAGGCTTATTTGTCTTTGGAATGCAGCAAAAATTATCTATTGCCATTGGTATTCTAATGATCATTGTAGTAGTACTGCCTCACAAATTCATTAGTACTTACAACTTTTCTAAACCTATGTATCGCATCATAGGAAAAGTCAAGAATCGTTTAGGTAAAGAACTGAAGAAAAAAACAGCAGATACATTTATTACCATTGGTTTTTTAAACGGTTTTCTTCCATGTGGATTGGTCTATATGGGTCTTTTTGGAGCCATTGCCATGGGCAATCCTTTAGAAGGTGCGTTATATATGGTTTTATTTGGCGCTGGTACTATTCCTCTCATGACAACAGCCATCTATTTTAGTAGTCTTTTAAAAGGAGCTGCAAAACAGAAAATACAAAAGTTAATTCCTGTTTTTGTGGTCCTCATTGGTGCTTTATTTATTCTAAGAGGATTAGGCCTCGGTATTCCTTACGTATCACCAAAACCAGTGGCAGAAGTAGTATCTTCTAACCTAGAATGCCAGAACTAA
- a CDS encoding group III truncated hemoglobin — MPQKEIENRTDVSVLVRSFYAKVRLDNVLGPIFTGIITDWESHLELLTDFWETQLFLKRKYHGNPIKAHNEIDDKMNHSITPEHFGLWLNLWFETIDELFTGDTAFIAKNRARQMSSMLYMKMFENRSK, encoded by the coding sequence ATGCCACAAAAAGAAATAGAAAACAGAACTGATGTTAGTGTATTGGTGCGCAGTTTTTACGCAAAAGTGAGATTAGATAACGTTCTTGGACCAATATTCACTGGCATTATTACAGATTGGGAAAGCCATTTAGAGTTGCTAACAGATTTCTGGGAAACACAGCTGTTTCTAAAGCGTAAGTACCACGGAAATCCAATTAAGGCACACAATGAAATTGATGATAAGATGAACCATTCTATCACACCGGAGCACTTTGGTTTATGGCTTAATCTATGGTTTGAAACCATTGATGAGTTATTTACAGGAGATACAGCTTTCATTGCTAAAAACAGAGCGCGACAAATGAGTAGCATGCTCTACATGAAAATGTTTGAAAACAGATCTAAATAA
- the hemN gene encoding oxygen-independent coproporphyrinogen III oxidase, which yields MCTLVQKYNVPGPRYTSYPTVPYWDIYNFSGKKWQSTLIQSFEESNSSEGISLYIHLPFCESMCTFCGCHKRITKRHEVEVPYLQTILKEWQLYCNLFSEKPRVKELHLGGGTPTFFSPENLEYLIKGIFKIADKAAHYEFSFEGHPNNTTREHLQALYNVGFRRVSFGVQDYNEKVQKAIHRVQPFENVKKVTEAAREIGYTSIGHDIIFGLPHQTIADVEQTILKTKELMPDRLAFYSYAHVPWLKGNGQRGYNDDDLPTAEEKRLQYETGKKLLAQVGYEEIGMDHFALKTDSLFKAMENGALHRNFMGYTASKTQLMIGLGASSISDSWYSFAQNVKGLEEYEHLVENAIIPIYRGHILTDEDTIIRKHILNLMCRFETVFTAEEIQLLDLEASFDKLQEMQADDLLQIDSYKITVLEKGRPFIRNICMAFDMHLQRKAPETRLFSMTI from the coding sequence ATGTGCACATTAGTTCAAAAATATAACGTTCCAGGTCCAAGATATACAAGTTACCCTACCGTTCCTTATTGGGATATTTATAATTTTTCTGGAAAAAAATGGCAATCCACTTTAATTCAAAGTTTTGAGGAAAGTAATAGTTCTGAAGGTATCAGCTTATATATCCATTTGCCTTTTTGCGAAAGCATGTGTACCTTTTGTGGGTGTCATAAACGCATTACTAAACGTCATGAAGTAGAAGTGCCTTATTTACAAACCATACTTAAAGAATGGCAATTGTATTGCAATTTGTTTTCTGAAAAACCTAGGGTAAAAGAGCTTCACTTAGGTGGAGGTACGCCAACCTTTTTCTCGCCAGAAAATTTAGAATATTTAATTAAAGGAATTTTTAAAATAGCAGATAAGGCAGCTCATTATGAGTTTAGTTTTGAGGGTCATCCTAATAATACCACAAGGGAGCATTTACAAGCCTTATATAATGTAGGGTTTAGGCGGGTAAGTTTTGGCGTTCAAGATTATAATGAAAAAGTGCAGAAGGCTATTCATAGAGTGCAACCTTTTGAAAATGTAAAAAAAGTGACAGAGGCTGCTCGCGAAATTGGGTATACTTCTATAGGTCATGACATCATATTTGGTCTTCCGCACCAAACTATTGCAGATGTAGAACAAACAATTTTAAAGACAAAAGAATTAATGCCAGACCGTTTGGCATTTTACAGCTATGCGCATGTGCCGTGGTTAAAAGGAAATGGTCAGCGTGGTTATAATGATGATGATTTGCCTACAGCTGAAGAGAAACGTTTGCAGTATGAAACTGGAAAAAAATTATTAGCCCAAGTGGGTTATGAAGAGATAGGTATGGATCATTTTGCATTAAAAACTGATAGTTTGTTTAAAGCGATGGAAAATGGTGCATTACACCGAAATTTTATGGGTTATACGGCTTCAAAAACACAATTGATGATTGGTTTGGGTGCTTCAAGTATTAGTGATAGTTGGTATAGTTTTGCTCAAAATGTAAAAGGTCTGGAAGAATATGAGCATCTTGTCGAAAATGCTATCATTCCTATTTATAGAGGTCATATTTTAACGGATGAAGACACGATAATAAGAAAACATATTCTAAATTTAATGTGCAGATTTGAAACCGTATTTACAGCAGAAGAAATTCAGCTATTAGATTTGGAGGCTTCTTTTGATAAGTTACAGGAAATGCAAGCTGATGATTTACTTCAGATTGATTCTTATAAAATTACAGTATTAGAAAAAGGAAGGCCATTTATTAGAAATATTTGTATGGCTTTTGATATGCATTTACAACGAAAAGCGCCTGAAACAAGGCTGTTTTCCATGACAATATAA
- a CDS encoding CcoQ/FixQ family Cbb3-type cytochrome c oxidase assembly chaperone encodes MFKFVKGYMETIDGVAIYPIISLLIFFIFFVVLFGWVFTASKDYISEVSELPLEKDNQ; translated from the coding sequence ATGTTCAAATTCGTAAAAGGTTACATGGAAACTATTGATGGTGTAGCGATCTACCCTATCATATCATTATTAATCTTCTTTATCTTTTTTGTAGTGCTTTTTGGGTGGGTATTTACCGCCTCAAAAGATTACATAAGTGAAGTAAGTGAATTACCATTAGAAAAAGACAACCAATAA
- the ccoG gene encoding cytochrome c oxidase accessory protein CcoG, which translates to MAQDTENFRDSIGTINEDGKRAWIFPKKPSGKFYQYRKYVSYFLLAFLVAAPFVKINGNQFLMFNVLERRFNIFGFPFWPQDFHLFVISMIIGVIFIALFTVAFGRIFCGWMCPQTIFLEMVFRRIEFWIDGDRGAQIKLERQEWNAEKIKKRVLKWIIFFIISFLIANVFLAYLIGSDRLIQYVTDGPGQHISTMISLLIFTAVFYFIFAWFREQVCIIACPYGRMQGVLLDNKSIVVAYDHKRGESENGRKKWRKNEDREALGNGDCIDCFQCVNVCPTGIDIRNGTQLECVNCTACIDECDTIMEKVNLPKGLIRYASEDEIVKKEKFKFTPRLKGYTAILVILTGVLIGMLFLRNDIEANILRLPGQLYEHKEGNIISNVYTYKLLNKTNEDIDDVHFKLISHKGTIKLVRHEDFIVPAQNLAEGTLFIEINNSAIKSDKERIKIAVYSGDNLIETTTTAFLAPRSYK; encoded by the coding sequence ATGGCTCAAGACACTGAAAATTTTAGAGATTCAATAGGTACTATTAACGAAGACGGTAAAAGAGCTTGGATTTTTCCTAAAAAACCAAGCGGTAAATTTTATCAGTACCGTAAATATGTAAGTTATTTCCTTTTGGCATTTCTAGTTGCAGCTCCATTTGTGAAAATAAATGGAAATCAGTTTTTAATGTTTAATGTTCTGGAAAGACGCTTTAATATTTTCGGATTTCCATTTTGGCCACAAGATTTTCACCTTTTCGTGATATCTATGATTATTGGCGTCATCTTTATTGCCTTATTCACTGTTGCTTTTGGTCGTATTTTTTGTGGATGGATGTGTCCGCAAACCATTTTCTTAGAAATGGTTTTCCGTAGAATTGAATTTTGGATTGATGGAGATCGTGGCGCACAAATAAAATTAGAACGCCAAGAATGGAACGCCGAGAAAATAAAAAAACGGGTGTTAAAATGGATCATATTTTTTATTATATCCTTCTTAATTGCCAATGTGTTTTTAGCTTATTTAATTGGTAGTGACCGGTTAATACAATATGTAACGGATGGTCCTGGACAACACATAAGTACCATGATATCTTTATTGATATTCACGGCTGTATTTTATTTTATTTTTGCTTGGTTTAGAGAGCAAGTATGTATTATTGCTTGTCCTTATGGTAGAATGCAAGGCGTTTTATTAGACAATAAATCTATTGTTGTAGCCTATGATCACAAACGCGGTGAAAGTGAAAATGGACGTAAAAAATGGCGTAAAAATGAAGATCGTGAAGCATTAGGGAATGGCGATTGTATTGATTGTTTTCAATGTGTAAATGTTTGTCCAACAGGAATTGATATTCGGAATGGTACGCAATTAGAATGTGTAAACTGTACCGCTTGTATTGACGAATGTGACACAATAATGGAAAAAGTCAATCTTCCTAAAGGATTAATACGTTATGCTAGTGAAGATGAGATTGTTAAAAAAGAAAAGTTCAAGTTTACCCCTAGGTTAAAAGGATATACTGCAATATTAGTAATCCTTACCGGAGTTTTAATAGGGATGCTATTTTTAAGAAACGACATAGAAGCAAATATCCTTAGGTTACCAGGGCAGCTATATGAACACAAAGAGGGAAATATCATTAGTAACGTGTATACCTATAAGTTACTAAACAAAACCAATGAAGATATTGATGATGTTCATTTTAAGCTTATTTCTCACAAGGGTACTATTAAGTTAGTGCGTCATGAAGACTTTATAGTTCCTGCACAAAATTTAGCAGAAGGAACACTGTTTATAGAAATTAATAATAGCGCCATTAAAAGCGATAAAGAAAGAATAAAAATTGCCGTATATAGTGGTGATAATCTAATTGAAACTACGACAACTGCATTTTTAGCCCCTAGGAGTTATAAGTAA